The sequence GCCCTGCTACCGGGAGGAGCAACGCGCCTTCTGGGCCGACGCGCAGGCCCGGGCCGAGGCAGCTCCCGAGCCTCCGCCGTGGCGGGAGCGGTTCGCGGCCGTCGCGGCGGGCGGAGCCGCATCTGATACGGAGGGGAGTGGTTGCTAGGGCGGGTTGCTGGAGGTCTCGGCCGCGGCTCCCTGGGGTGCGCTGGACGGACGACATGGAGCTGTCTGTAATCTCCCTGCGCGCACTGATGGTTATGCCGTTCGACCCGAAGGACTGAGCCGTGCCCGACCGGCCTGAGATTGTGTGCATCTGCGGTTCCACCCGGTTCGCGGCAGAGATGCTCGCGGCCAACCGTGACCTGACCTTCGCGGGTGTCATCGTCGTCGCACCAGGCGTCTTCGCCCACCCCGGGGACCGCGAAACGGGCGAAAGGATCACCGGAGAGCAGAAGGCCGCGCTGGACGCGCTCCATCTGCGGAAGATCGACCTGGCCGACCGGGTTCTGGTGGTCAACCCCGGCGGGTACGTCGGTGAGTCCACGAGCAGGGAGATCGCGTACGCCCGCGCCACCGGCAAGCCGGTCTCCTTCACCGATCCCGTCTGACCGGTCGGTGCTTCGCGGTGGGCGGAGCTGATTCGGTGGAGCCGTCGGGCTCGCCCGCCGCCGGTGCCCCGGTCTTGAGGCCGACGGCGCAGAACAGCGCGGTGCAGGCGGTGGTGTCTTCGTGCTGGGCGCGGTCCACGTTCACGTGGCTGTTCATCGCCTCGCGGCAGTGAGTGGTCATGACCTCGGCATTTCGCGGGCGTTGTCGGGGTCGGCGGCCGTCCGCGCGGCGTGGACGGAGGGCGTTGTCAGAGGGGGCTGGCAGCATCGGTGTCGGCAGCGCTTCTACGGCCGGTTGCGCCCGGGCCGTCCTGGCGTTGTGTGGTGCGCGCGATGAGTTTTCCCGATTCGGCAAGTCTTCGTACCGTCGTCGACAACGCAGGAGGAACACATGGCTCAACTGCTGAGAGTCCAGAACTTCACCGTCTCCAGTGACGGGGTCGCGGCCGGTGAGGATCAGACCCTGGAGCGGCCCTTCGGCCATGTCCAGCCGGAGCAGCTGTTCTCGTGGGCCGGTGCCACGGCGAGCTGGCCGATGCGTACGGACGCGGGCGGAAGCCGGGGGCTGGACGACTACTTCACGCGCGACTTCGACCGCAACATCGGCGCCGAGATCATGGGGCGGAACAAGTTCGGCCCCCAGCGTGGGCCCTGGCCCGACCACGCGTGGCGCGGCTGGTGGGGTGAGGAGCCTCCGTTCCATACACCGGTGTTCGTCATGACCCACCACGAGCGCCCCTCGTTCACGCTCTCCGACACCACGTTCCACTTCGTCGGCGGCGACCCGGCCGAGGTCCTCGCGCAGGCCTGGGAGGCGGCTCAGGGCAAGGACGTGCGGCTCGGCGGCGGGGTCAGCACCATCCGGGAGTTCCTCGACGCCGACCTCGTCGACGCGCTGCACGTGGTGGTCGCGCCGGTGAAGCTGGGGACCGGGCTACGGCTCTGGGATTCGCCCGACGAGCTGCTTGACCGGTTCCACCTGGAGGCCGTGCCCAGCCCGAGCGGGGTGACGCACCACCTGTTCTGGCGGAAGTGAGGGGGAGGGGGAGCGTCCGCCGCCGGTCATGGCCGCATGACTCGCGCTCGCGCTCTCCCGACGGCCCTCGCACGAGGCGCAGGTCTGGGAGTGGTTCGACGTCTATCGCCTCGGACGGCGGCGAGAGAAGGGGGCCCACTGCGCGGTTGCCCGCGAGGAGGGGGCGGCGAGGTGCTCGGCCGGATCGCTGCCGGTCGGGCCGCCCGGTCGGGCCCCATCCGCGCCTCAGCCGCGCCCCATCCGTGCCTCAGCCGCGTGCGATGACCAGCAGGGTGAAGGCGGCGATGATGACGGCGACGCGGATGTAGTGGTAGCGGTCCCAGCGGTTCATCTGCTCCTTCCAGTCCGCGGGCGCGTTCTCGGGGGCCCACGTCTTGCCCCGGTTGTTGATCGGGACGAGCAGCAGGATCGACATGACCACGCTCACGATCAGCAACGCGGCGGCGATGACGACGAGGCCGGCGCCGTCGGTGTTCCATCCGGCTATGGCCCAGACCGCGCTCAGGACGAGCGAGCCGATGTACCAGAACGGCATCACGGCCCCGAGCATCCGGCCCCCGTGGGCGCGGCCGCGCAGGCCGTTGTTGCCGGGGAGTGCGTCGAGGATCCGGTTGATGACGAAGGCGACGGAGAACTCCACCCCCACCATCAGGCCGACGATCACGGTGGTGAAGACCTCTAGTGCGTTGAGCATGGTGAGCCCTTCCGAGATTCGGTATCTAGCGGCGCTAGATGATGTGGCAACGCTAGACATGCTGCCGCTCTGTTGTCTAGCGGTGCTAGGATCGGGTCATGTCGGTACAGGAACGCAAGGCCCGGGAACGGGAGAGCCGTGAGCGCCTCATCGTGGCGACGGCCCGTGAACTCGCCGAGCAGCAAGGCTGGGACGCGGTCACCACGCGTCGGCTCGCCGAGCGCATCGAGTACAGCCAGCCCGTGCTCTACAGCCACTTCCGTGGCAAGCGCGAGATCATCGGCGCCGTCGCCCTTGAGGGTGCCGCCGAGATGGCCGTGGCGCTGCGGGCCGCGACCTCCGCCGAGGACGGCCCCCGCGACCGGGTCACCGCCCTCGCCCGCACCTACCTCGACTTCGCCGAGCGCAACCCGGCGGTCTACGACGCGATGTTCCAACTCGACGGCGGCCTGGCGTTCGCGGCCGAGGAGACTCCTGCGCCGCTCAAGGATGCTTTCGCCGCCCTGCTGGAGACCCTCGGTGAGGTCGCCGGGGACGGCGTCCACCCGGGGCTGTTCACCGAGATGTTCTGGGCGGCCCTGCACGGGCTTGCCACCCTGGCCCGGGCGGGACGGCTGCCGCCCGAGCACACCGAGCGGCGGGTG is a genomic window of Streptomyces sp. SID8374 containing:
- a CDS encoding TetR/AcrR family transcriptional regulator, with translation MSVQERKARERESRERLIVATARELAEQQGWDAVTTRRLAERIEYSQPVLYSHFRGKREIIGAVALEGAAEMAVALRAATSAEDGPRDRVTALARTYLDFAERNPAVYDAMFQLDGGLAFAAEETPAPLKDAFAALLETLGEVAGDGVHPGLFTEMFWAALHGLATLARAGRLPPEHTERRVELLVDRLAVV
- a CDS encoding DUF1772 domain-containing protein, translated to MLNALEVFTTVIVGLMVGVEFSVAFVINRILDALPGNNGLRGRAHGGRMLGAVMPFWYIGSLVLSAVWAIAGWNTDGAGLVVIAAALLIVSVVMSILLLVPINNRGKTWAPENAPADWKEQMNRWDRYHYIRVAVIIAAFTLLVIARG
- a CDS encoding dihydrofolate reductase family protein; this encodes MAQLLRVQNFTVSSDGVAAGEDQTLERPFGHVQPEQLFSWAGATASWPMRTDAGGSRGLDDYFTRDFDRNIGAEIMGRNKFGPQRGPWPDHAWRGWWGEEPPFHTPVFVMTHHERPSFTLSDTTFHFVGGDPAEVLAQAWEAAQGKDVRLGGGVSTIREFLDADLVDALHVVVAPVKLGTGLRLWDSPDELLDRFHLEAVPSPSGVTHHLFWRK